Within Pirellulales bacterium, the genomic segment TGCTTGCACCAACCACTCGATCGCCCAGCTATGAACATCCTGGCTCGTTATGGTATGACTCACCCTTGAACGCATGGCTCCCTCCTTGGAAGTGACCTGCTGGACACAAGTCATGTACAAGAGGAGCCTTGCGTTCACCTACACCAATTCGCCAAACTTGGCACTACTGTCATTCATCATTCTGCCTTCTGCATTTTTCTTCCCTCTCACCGCACGATCGCATACACCAGTTCATCGCGCGTGCGGCCGTTTTTGGTAATCGTCTGGCGCAGGCGGGCCTCGAACGTGAAGCCGGCTTTTTCCAACACGCGGGTGCTCGCCACGTTGCCCTCGAACACTCCGGCGAAGAGCCGGCAGATGTCGAAGTTCTCGAACGCGTAGTCGACGGTCGCCTGCACGGCGGCGGTCATGATGCCGCGTCCCCAGAAGGGCTCGCCCAGCCAGTAGCCGATCTCCATCGAGCGGCGATAGACGTCCTCGCGCAGAACCAGCCCTAAGCCACCCGCCACCCCACCTTCGACAACCAACGCGAAATTGCGAGGCGGCTCGTACTTGTTGGCCACGGTCAGCCAGCGGTCGGCATCGGCCGGCGTGTACGGGTGAGGAAAGGCATCGCGCAGGTTCCCGGCAATGCGCGGATTGTTCGCCAGCGCCACCAGCGCCTGGGCATCCTCCCAGTCCCAGGGACGCAGCACACCGTGGGAGAATTTGATCTGCATGGGCGGCTCATTTTCGTCGTCCGCGGCCACCGACTTCGCGGGCATGGTAACAAATCGACCAGGATTTCGCTTAACCCGATAGTGAACCTGACGCGTAGAACAAGGTGGACA encodes:
- a CDS encoding GNAT family protein, with translation MQIKFSHGVLRPWDWEDAQALVALANNPRIAGNLRDAFPHPYTPADADRWLTVANKYEPPRNFALVVEGGVAGGLGLVLREDVYRRSMEIGYWLGEPFWGRGIMTAAVQATVDYAFENFDICRLFAGVFEGNVASTRVLEKAGFTFEARLRQTITKNGRTRDELVYAIVR